The nucleotide window AGCGCAGGCAGTGCGAACCACCATGGTGGGGTGGTACGCGCCTGCCGGATGCGCGGCACACGCTTCGCGTCCAGGGGCCGGTCGTGGCCCTTAAGTTGCTCGTGCGGAGCGAGGGTCACCGGCGAACCAACTTTCTTGAAACGTTTCAACGCTTGCTGATCAGTTCCTTCGGCCGCCGTTGCGTGGAAGGCGCCGGTCGGCCTCTTCGTCTGGGGGTGGGGTGATCCGCTGCCGGGTCGAGCCGACCTGTGAGGGTGGGTGGGTAACGTTTCCCAAAGGGTGTAGCCGGACCCTAGAGAGCGCCCCGCGTGCCGTCAAGATGCCGCGCAAGTTGCGTTTGTGTCACAACGAAGGGCTACGAGGCGCCCTCTGAGCTGCGGGATCCTCTCGCGCCCGGCGGCCCTACACTCGGCCGCAACGTTTCCCGGAGAGGCAAGGAGCGAATGGGGCTGCCAGTACCACCCCGCAGGGTCACCATCATCGACGTCGCCCGTCACGCCCAGGTGTCCACCACTGCCGTGTCGAAGGTGCTGCGCAACGCCTACGGGGCCAGCCCGGAGATGCGTGCCAAGGTGCGCCGGTCGATAGACGAGCTCGGCTACCGGCCGCACGCGGGTGCCAGAGGCCTGCGCGGGCAGACCTACACCATCGGCGTGATGCTGCCCGACATCCGCAACCCGTTCTTCCCCGAGATCCTCGACGGCATCACCGCCTCCCTGGAGGACACCGAGTACCAGGTGTTCCTGGGACCGGGCTGCAACGGCGAACAGGCTGAAGCCCGCGTCACCGAGGCGATGATCGACCGCGGCATGGACGGCATCATCCTGGTCGCACCCGTGTCGTCGCGCGCCCATCTGGAGAGGGTGGCCGCCTCGGTGCCGACGGTCGTCGTCGGCCGGCAAGGGGCCTCGCCTGCGTACGACACCGTGGCCGACGAGGACTACGAGGGCGCGGCCCTGGTCGTCGGCCACCTCGCCCGACTCGGGCACCGCCGGATCGCCCACATCGAGCATCACGAGACCGACCCGACGCGCCTCGCGGAGATGCCCAACGCCCGGCGCGCCGACGGATACCGGCAGGCGATGCGGGCGCACGGGCTGGCGGAGTGGATCGACGTGGTCTCCGCCACCTACACCCAGGAAGGCGGCTACCAGGGTGCCAAAGAGCTGCTGGCCCGTCCTCGTAGGTCCACGGCTGTCTTCGCCGGGGCAGACATCGTCGCCATGGGCGTGCTCGAGGCGTTCACCGAGGCCGGGCTGTCCGTTCCCGGCGACATCTCGGTGGCCGGCTACGACAACACCACCTTCGCCGCCCTCGGCCAGATCTCGCTGACAAGCGTCGACCAGGCCGGGCACGAGATGGGTGGCAACGCCGTCCGCCTCCTACTGGAACGGATCACCGATCGTCGCCGGCCGTCGGTTCAGGTCACGCTTTCCCCCACTCTCGTGCCACGCCGGACCACTGGCAGGCCAGGGGAATAGGCGTCGTTCGCGCGGCCCCGGCCCCGGCCGCGCGCCGACCACCGGTAGTGGGCCTCGCGCAAGAGCATCCCGTGAACCGTGGGCGCCGTCACCTGCGGGCCTGCGTACGTCGTCAACGG belongs to Streptomyces graminofaciens and includes:
- a CDS encoding LacI family DNA-binding transcriptional regulator, with the protein product MGLPVPPRRVTIIDVARHAQVSTTAVSKVLRNAYGASPEMRAKVRRSIDELGYRPHAGARGLRGQTYTIGVMLPDIRNPFFPEILDGITASLEDTEYQVFLGPGCNGEQAEARVTEAMIDRGMDGIILVAPVSSRAHLERVAASVPTVVVGRQGASPAYDTVADEDYEGAALVVGHLARLGHRRIAHIEHHETDPTRLAEMPNARRADGYRQAMRAHGLAEWIDVVSATYTQEGGYQGAKELLARPRRSTAVFAGADIVAMGVLEAFTEAGLSVPGDISVAGYDNTTFAALGQISLTSVDQAGHEMGGNAVRLLLERITDRRRPSVQVTLSPTLVPRRTTGRPGE